In a genomic window of Anomalospiza imberbis isolate Cuckoo-Finch-1a 21T00152 chromosome 5, ASM3175350v1, whole genome shotgun sequence:
- the BTG1 gene encoding protein BTG1 translates to MHPALYTRASMIREIAAAVGFISKFLRTKGLMNERQLQTFSQCLQELLAEHYKHHWFPEKPCKGSGYRCIRINHKMDPLIGQAAQRIGLSSQELFQLLPSELTLWVDPYEVSYRIGEDGSICVLYEAAPAGGSQSNTNMQMVDSRISCKEELLLGRTSPSKSYNMMTVSG, encoded by the exons aTGCATCCCGCCCTGTACACCCGGGCCAGCATGATACGTGAGATCGCCGCGGCCGTGGGCTTCATCTCCAAGTTCCTGCGGACCAAGGGGCTGATGAACGAGCGGCAGCTGCAGACCTTCAGCCagtgcctgcaggagctgctggcag aacATTATAAACACCACTGGTTCCCAGAAAAGCCATGCAAGGGATCAGGTTACCGATGTATCCGGATCAACCATAAAATGGATCCTCTCATTGGACAGGCAGCACAGCGGATTGGATTGAGCAGTCAGGAACTGTTTCAGCTTCTTCCGAGCGAACTCACTCTCTGGGTTGACCCATACGAAGTGTCCTACCGCATTGGAGAGGATGGCTCCATCTGTGTGCTGTATGAAGCTGCACCAGCAGGAGGTAGCCAAAGTAACACCAACATGCAAATGGTAGACAGCAGAATAAGCTGTAAGGAGGAACTTCTCTTGGGCAGAACTAGCCCTTCCAAAAGCTACAATATGATGACTGTATCAGGTTAA